Proteins encoded by one window of Ramlibacter tataouinensis:
- the mutY gene encoding A/G-specific adenine glycosylase, translated as MTAQPRDFAGRVVRWQRQHGRQALPWQGTQDPYRVWLSEVMLQQTQVATVLAYYPRFLQRFPDVAALAAADLDEVLGLWSGLGYYSRARNLHRCAQVVVGEHGGRFPASAASLEQLPGIGRSTAAAIAAFCWNERAAILDGNVKRVLARVLAFGEDLSQAAAVNALWARAGELLPASGGDMPAYTQGLMDLGATVCLARKPSCLICPLEAMCAARREQAPERYPVRSRRTRRSSQALWLLQARARDGSVWLEKRPVPGVWAGLYCLPVFDSREALAEALPATARRRLDDRPAFLHVLTHRDLHLHPVVVDLPSAALRGREGAWFAGEEWPSLGLPAPVRSLLSQG; from the coding sequence ATGACCGCGCAGCCGCGCGACTTCGCCGGCCGCGTGGTGCGCTGGCAGCGGCAGCATGGCCGCCAGGCCCTGCCGTGGCAGGGCACACAGGATCCCTACCGCGTCTGGCTGTCCGAAGTGATGCTGCAGCAGACGCAGGTGGCCACGGTGCTGGCCTACTACCCGCGATTCCTGCAGCGCTTTCCCGATGTCGCCGCGCTGGCCGCCGCCGATCTCGACGAGGTGCTGGGCCTGTGGAGCGGCCTGGGCTACTACAGCCGCGCGCGCAACCTGCACCGCTGCGCGCAGGTCGTCGTCGGCGAGCATGGCGGCCGCTTTCCGGCGAGCGCGGCGTCGCTGGAGCAGCTGCCGGGGATCGGGCGCTCGACGGCGGCGGCGATTGCCGCGTTCTGCTGGAACGAACGGGCCGCCATCCTCGACGGCAACGTCAAGCGGGTGCTGGCCCGCGTGCTGGCGTTCGGCGAGGACCTGTCGCAAGCCGCTGCCGTCAACGCGCTCTGGGCGCGCGCCGGGGAACTGCTGCCTGCGTCGGGCGGCGACATGCCGGCCTATACCCAGGGCCTCATGGATCTGGGAGCCACGGTCTGCCTGGCGCGCAAGCCCTCCTGCCTGATCTGCCCGCTCGAGGCGATGTGCGCCGCGCGCCGCGAGCAGGCGCCCGAACGCTACCCGGTCCGGAGCCGGCGCACGCGGCGCAGCTCGCAAGCGCTGTGGCTGCTGCAGGCGCGCGCCAGGGACGGCTCGGTCTGGCTGGAAAAGCGCCCGGTGCCGGGCGTGTGGGCCGGGCTGTACTGCCTGCCGGTGTTCGATTCGCGCGAGGCGCTGGCCGAGGCGCTGCCGGCCACGGCCCGCCGCCGGCTGGACGATCGGCCGGCTTTCCTGCACGTGCTCACGCACAGGGACCTGCACCTGCATCCGGTGGTGGTGGACCTGCCGTCTGCCGCGCTGCGCGGGCGCGAGGGGGCCTGGTTCGCCGGCGAGGAGTGGCCTTCGCTGGGGCTGCCGGCGCCGGTTCGAAGCCTGCTCTCGCAGGGCTGA